From a region of the Methanolobus tindarius DSM 2278 genome:
- a CDS encoding FAD-binding and (Fe-S)-binding domain-containing protein — translation MANSTFELSEQQKKELSDIFGRGVNFKDKERHFYTHDVGALPSLIKTMVGKSKPAAIVKVKNEEKAVELINFARKYKIPVVPRAGASSGYGGIIPTKGGIIADVTPMRHIINLDKDNLRVTVGAGAVWYNLEEKLNEEGLAVQAVPSSAMSATVGGWLAQNGVGYGSYEYGWSQDTMESARVVLPNGEVNDFSGEELGKIIGTFGATGIITQITLKLRKYEKTGAISAKFPDASSMKKAIKMVGEKKVPVWAISFLNPQWADMKNKAPYKTHYGETVDEHRPELPLSYICNFAYPVSRDVSALESIVKEAGGEILPDEIAEHETQEWFRSMKVKRLGPSFIPAEVVVPVDKIDTIFNEIEKKIGLPVLVEGMVTKGEEAIMLCFMPHSERSFKYNLAFPLALSIVKIAEENGGRIYASGLYFASQAEKVYRDRFKLIKEFKKDVDPDDIMNPETMTGKSMINTGLSMAKTFEPMARMVGNMCGVGHQEFKDEKGLPGDIISHAFTCAQCGYCVNECDQYYGRGWESQSPRGKWFFIKEYLAGKMPLDQEQVDTFLACTTCEMCDYYCQLDLPIERSWMTLRENLVQKRGMMTIPPFEIMAQSLDNQRNIWANYRVDRDKWIPDDLRPKIKDKAEIAYFAGCTASFVEKDVAVGTARLLDEAGIEFTTLGDKEACCGIPMLVAGKWDVFERILKMNIANMQKAGAKTVVTSCPACLLMWRTIYPQWAEKLGMDFDIEARHYSEVLMDKLDVLKPKFKVPLNKTVAWHDSCHIGRAGAGVYDAPRELLKAIPGVEFKEMEHNREKALCCGSVVTLIDEPQIASKIGNVRLQEAVDQDADIMAALCPCCVVQFRVAARENDVNVEIQDLGALAARSLGYDIPDTTNDALAAWAVFEKMIDLMEPENMTDMMVELLPDMIGAMPSYMQAMMKTVKYVPGMNALMKPMMPKMMPMLMPSLMPKVMPKMLKAVEKRVPMPDYMKEQMPDLMPAAMENLMPNMLPQIAPLLTPKMIEYIKAN, via the coding sequence ATGGCAAATTCAACATTTGAACTAAGTGAGCAACAAAAAAAGGAACTCTCCGATATTTTTGGCAGAGGGGTCAATTTCAAAGACAAGGAAAGACACTTTTACACACATGATGTGGGAGCATTACCTTCACTCATAAAAACAATGGTGGGTAAGTCCAAGCCCGCAGCAATTGTAAAAGTAAAGAATGAAGAAAAAGCTGTTGAACTTATTAATTTTGCACGTAAATACAAAATTCCTGTTGTTCCAAGAGCAGGAGCCTCATCCGGGTACGGTGGAATCATTCCTACAAAAGGAGGAATTATTGCCGATGTAACTCCCATGAGACATATAATCAATCTTGACAAGGATAATCTCAGAGTTACCGTGGGAGCAGGTGCCGTGTGGTACAACCTGGAGGAAAAGCTCAACGAGGAAGGACTTGCAGTACAGGCTGTACCTTCAAGTGCAATGTCTGCAACCGTTGGTGGCTGGCTTGCCCAGAATGGTGTGGGCTATGGAAGTTACGAATACGGCTGGTCACAGGACACTATGGAATCTGCAAGGGTTGTCCTTCCAAATGGTGAAGTGAATGATTTCTCAGGTGAGGAACTGGGAAAGATAATCGGAACCTTTGGAGCCACCGGAATTATTACGCAAATTACCCTGAAACTCAGGAAATACGAAAAGACTGGAGCAATCTCTGCAAAATTCCCTGATGCATCTTCAATGAAAAAGGCTATCAAGATGGTCGGGGAGAAAAAAGTCCCGGTATGGGCAATCTCATTCTTAAACCCGCAGTGGGCTGATATGAAGAACAAAGCTCCGTACAAAACACACTACGGAGAAACAGTGGATGAACACAGGCCGGAACTGCCGCTTTCCTACATCTGCAATTTCGCTTATCCTGTATCAAGAGACGTAAGCGCCCTTGAAAGTATTGTAAAAGAAGCTGGCGGAGAGATACTGCCAGATGAAATTGCCGAGCATGAAACACAGGAATGGTTCAGGTCAATGAAAGTGAAGAGGCTTGGTCCTTCATTCATTCCGGCTGAAGTTGTTGTTCCTGTTGACAAAATAGATACTATTTTCAATGAAATTGAGAAGAAAATTGGTTTGCCTGTCCTTGTTGAAGGAATGGTCACCAAAGGCGAAGAAGCCATCATGCTCTGTTTCATGCCTCACTCGGAAAGGTCTTTTAAATACAATCTTGCCTTCCCGCTTGCCCTGAGTATTGTAAAAATAGCAGAGGAGAATGGCGGAAGGATTTACGCTTCCGGCCTTTATTTTGCAAGTCAGGCTGAGAAGGTTTACAGGGACCGGTTCAAACTCATAAAGGAATTCAAGAAAGATGTTGACCCTGATGACATCATGAACCCTGAAACAATGACAGGCAAATCCATGATTAATACAGGACTTTCCATGGCAAAAACATTCGAGCCAATGGCACGTATGGTCGGAAACATGTGTGGAGTAGGGCACCAGGAATTCAAGGATGAAAAAGGACTGCCCGGGGATATCATATCACATGCATTCACCTGCGCGCAGTGCGGTTATTGTGTTAACGAATGTGACCAGTACTACGGTCGTGGCTGGGAATCACAGTCGCCTCGTGGAAAGTGGTTCTTCATTAAGGAATACCTTGCAGGAAAAATGCCCCTTGACCAGGAACAGGTTGACACATTCCTTGCATGTACAACCTGTGAAATGTGTGACTATTATTGTCAGCTTGACCTGCCAATTGAACGCTCGTGGATGACACTGAGAGAGAATTTAGTCCAGAAGAGAGGTATGATGACAATCCCTCCGTTTGAAATCATGGCTCAGAGTCTGGACAACCAGAGGAACATCTGGGCGAATTACAGGGTTGACAGGGATAAGTGGATACCTGATGATCTCAGGCCTAAAATAAAGGATAAGGCAGAAATTGCTTACTTTGCAGGATGTACTGCCTCCTTTGTTGAGAAGGATGTTGCTGTGGGAACTGCAAGGCTGCTTGATGAGGCAGGAATTGAGTTCACAACCCTTGGTGATAAGGAAGCATGCTGTGGTATACCCATGCTTGTTGCCGGAAAGTGGGATGTGTTTGAGAGAATCCTGAAAATGAATATTGCCAATATGCAGAAAGCAGGTGCAAAGACCGTTGTAACTTCATGTCCTGCATGTCTGCTTATGTGGAGGACGATCTATCCACAGTGGGCTGAGAAGCTTGGAATGGATTTTGATATTGAGGCAAGGCATTATTCTGAAGTGCTTATGGATAAGCTGGATGTGCTCAAACCGAAGTTCAAGGTGCCACTGAACAAGACTGTTGCATGGCATGACTCATGTCACATCGGCAGAGCAGGTGCAGGAGTATATGATGCTCCACGTGAACTGCTTAAGGCAATCCCAGGTGTTGAATTTAAGGAAATGGAGCACAACCGTGAGAAAGCTCTCTGCTGTGGTTCTGTTGTGACTCTTATTGATGAGCCGCAGATCGCATCAAAGATTGGAAATGTCCGTTTGCAGGAAGCTGTTGACCAGGACGCTGATATTATGGCTGCTCTCTGTCCGTGCTGTGTTGTCCAGTTCAGGGTAGCTGCAAGGGAGAATGATGTCAACGTGGAGATTCAGGACTTAGGTGCACTTGCAGCACGCAGTCTTGGATATGACATACCTGACACAACCAATGATGCTCTTGCTGCATGGGCAGTCTTTGAGAAAATGATCGACCTGATGGAACCTGAGAACATGACCGACATGATGGTTGAACTGCTCCCTGATATGATCGGAGCCATGCCATCCTACATGCAGGCAATGATGAAGACGGTGAAGTATGTACCCGGCATGAATGCACTCATGAAACCGATGATGCCGAAAATGATGCCTATGCTCATGCCTTCACTGATGCCAAAAGTCATGCCAAAGATGCTCAAAGCTGTTGAAAAGAGAGTCCCAATGCCGGATTACATGAAGGAACAAATGCCTGACCTCATGCCCGCTGCAATGGAGAATCTCATGCCTAACATGCTTCCGCAGATTGCACCACTGCTAACGCCGAAAATGATCGAGTATATTAAGGCGAACTGA
- the pyk gene encoding pyruvate kinase gives MDLPDHKTKIVCTIGPATSSPEMIRELIIAGMNVARLNFSHGDMDDHRKLIKRIRDAADELNQVVAIMADLPGPKIRVGVIENEPMILRKNDRITLTTKDILGKDSVIPVQYKQIADSVLPGSPIYLSDGFIQLNCDAIENEDIHCKVVVGGPLFSKKGINLPGSKIYVSPITGKDLEIIDFALKEGISIFCLSFIESRDDVVQARNYIESKGKTAFLVSKIEREQAVKNIDSILQETDAIMVARGDLGVEVPIEEVPIIQKKIIHKANLLSKPVITATQMLESMISNIRPTRAEATDVANAIIDGTDAVMLSGETAVGKYPVETVKMMATIAKSTEKWRDHTTLGLELMTKAIHKMNPTIEDVISIQVNEALRSLPVRYVITPTVSGKTSRLISRFRPNVWILAFSRNSLTCEQLTLQYAVYPVFVILKVHEWEATIMDSLKRLGNIEPGDLVLLTQGQVPGGGRSGGTNFLKFIVAE, from the coding sequence ATGGATTTGCCTGACCACAAAACAAAGATCGTATGTACAATCGGCCCTGCAACCTCATCTCCGGAAATGATCAGGGAGCTCATTATTGCCGGAATGAATGTTGCCCGTCTGAACTTTTCTCATGGTGATATGGATGACCATCGCAAACTTATCAAGAGGATCAGGGATGCTGCTGATGAACTTAATCAGGTGGTTGCAATCATGGCGGATCTCCCGGGTCCGAAAATCAGGGTTGGTGTAATTGAAAATGAACCCATGATATTGAGAAAAAATGACCGGATTACTTTAACTACAAAGGATATTCTTGGAAAGGATTCAGTGATTCCTGTTCAGTATAAACAGATTGCAGATAGTGTTTTACCAGGCAGTCCGATTTATCTTAGTGATGGTTTTATTCAGCTCAATTGTGATGCAATAGAAAATGAGGATATTCATTGTAAAGTCGTTGTAGGCGGTCCGCTTTTCTCTAAAAAAGGTATTAATCTGCCCGGTTCAAAGATATATGTAAGTCCGATAACGGGAAAGGATCTTGAAATTATAGATTTTGCCTTGAAAGAAGGTATTAGCATATTCTGTCTTTCTTTTATAGAATCCAGAGATGATGTTGTACAGGCACGCAACTATATTGAATCAAAAGGGAAAACAGCATTCCTTGTTTCAAAAATAGAACGTGAACAGGCAGTGAAGAATATTGATTCTATCTTGCAGGAGACCGATGCTATAATGGTAGCACGTGGTGATCTTGGAGTGGAGGTTCCTATTGAGGAAGTTCCTATCATACAAAAGAAGATCATCCACAAAGCAAACCTTCTCAGCAAACCGGTAATTACTGCCACGCAAATGCTTGAGTCGATGATAAGTAACATCCGTCCTACAAGAGCTGAAGCAACAGATGTGGCAAATGCAATAATAGACGGCACAGATGCAGTTATGCTGTCTGGAGAAACTGCAGTAGGAAAATATCCTGTTGAAACAGTAAAGATGATGGCTACAATTGCAAAATCAACGGAAAAATGGCGTGATCACACCACTCTTGGGCTTGAGTTAATGACAAAAGCAATACATAAAATGAATCCGACTATCGAGGATGTAATCTCTATACAGGTCAATGAAGCTCTTCGCAGTCTCCCGGTTCGTTACGTAATAACTCCTACTGTATCCGGAAAAACTTCACGTTTGATATCCCGGTTCCGGCCAAATGTCTGGATATTGGCATTCAGCCGCAATTCACTGACGTGTGAACAGCTTACCTTGCAGTATGCGGTTTATCCTGTATTTGTCATATTGAAAGTCCATGAATGGGAAGCTACAATCATGGATTCCCTTAAAAGGCTGGGAAATATTGAACCTGGGGATCTGGTTCTTTTAACACAGGGGCAGGTTCCTGGTGGTGGTAGATCCGGTGGCACTAATTTCCTGAAGTTTATTGTTGCTGAATGA
- a CDS encoding sensor histidine kinase has protein sequence MEKLHIFSRLALFLFIFSMFFVPIVSCEPDESHSYRIAVLSIYEDKDFTKQAWMPVVDYLSDSIPNSSFEIVPLEYDEFSPKLETDNIDFFYCNPLLYVEMARAHGASRIATFQPEWNNTSYIGLGGTIFTSADRTDINSLQDLKGNSFMAVSENSLGGYLAAKGEFHLNGINNNDFSEMTFGNSQRNTVFSVIEGDTDAGTVRTGFLEYMIEEGSIDTDDIKILNKKEYDDYPFSASTALYPDWVFAKTASTSDEVSKSMAIALLTMPADSEAAISIGASGWTVPADYNTVAVLMRDLRYGMYADYGKITLKDAFIQHWYILGFIILIFVLFSVHSRWMHDKKEKSQLESSNRIKDLFTDIMRHDLMNPVNVIRGFSDVLYAEEIDLEKKESLKMICGQTDHLAAMISSAAKLAKLESDKEIEFKSQDIGLILHSVVDGFSHEFSKKGINLVYENGTEYYSRVNDVIEDVFSNIVSNSLKYSPAGSTISISVRDNDKFWKIMVADEGDGIADDVKPFIFDRFQRADKKGVKGTGLGLAIVKRIVEIHKGSVGVEDNPKGKGSVFWVTLEKA, from the coding sequence ATGGAAAAACTCCATATTTTTTCAAGATTAGCGCTGTTTTTGTTCATATTTAGCATGTTCTTTGTTCCCATCGTAAGCTGTGAGCCGGATGAATCTCATAGCTACCGGATTGCCGTTCTTTCGATTTACGAAGATAAAGATTTTACTAAACAGGCATGGATGCCGGTAGTTGATTATCTGTCAGATAGTATTCCAAACTCCAGTTTTGAGATTGTTCCTCTTGAATATGATGAGTTTTCCCCTAAATTGGAAACAGATAACATCGATTTCTTTTATTGCAACCCTTTACTCTACGTGGAAATGGCACGTGCCCATGGGGCCAGCAGGATAGCAACATTCCAGCCAGAATGGAACAACACATCATATATTGGTCTGGGAGGAACTATTTTTACAAGTGCTGACAGAACTGATATCAATTCCCTGCAGGACTTAAAAGGCAATTCATTCATGGCTGTAAGTGAAAATTCCTTAGGAGGATATCTGGCTGCAAAAGGAGAATTCCATCTGAATGGAATAAACAACAATGATTTCAGCGAGATGACCTTTGGCAATTCCCAGAGAAATACGGTATTTTCTGTAATTGAAGGAGATACCGATGCCGGTACTGTCCGGACAGGTTTTCTGGAATATATGATAGAAGAAGGGAGCATAGACACAGATGACATCAAAATCCTGAACAAGAAAGAATATGATGATTATCCGTTTTCAGCCAGCACTGCACTTTACCCGGATTGGGTTTTTGCAAAGACAGCATCAACATCTGATGAAGTTTCAAAAAGCATGGCAATAGCCCTGCTGACCATGCCTGCGGACAGTGAAGCAGCAATTTCTATAGGTGCTAGTGGCTGGACAGTTCCGGCAGATTACAACACTGTGGCTGTCCTCATGCGTGATCTCAGATATGGAATGTATGCTGACTACGGAAAAATAACTCTTAAGGATGCATTCATCCAGCATTGGTATATTCTGGGATTCATAATTCTGATTTTTGTCCTTTTTTCAGTCCATTCACGCTGGATGCATGACAAGAAAGAGAAATCCCAACTTGAATCATCAAACAGGATCAAGGATCTCTTCACAGACATTATGAGACATGACCTGATGAACCCGGTAAATGTAATCAGAGGTTTTAGCGATGTACTTTATGCAGAAGAGATTGATCTTGAAAAAAAGGAATCTTTAAAGATGATATGTGGCCAGACTGATCATCTGGCCGCAATGATAAGTTCTGCTGCAAAACTTGCTAAACTTGAATCTGATAAAGAGATAGAGTTTAAGTCCCAGGATATCGGTTTAATACTGCATTCGGTTGTTGACGGTTTTTCACACGAGTTTTCAAAGAAAGGAATCAATCTGGTCTATGAAAATGGAACTGAATATTATTCACGTGTCAATGATGTAATTGAAGATGTTTTTTCCAATATTGTCTCTAATTCTTTGAAGTACAGTCCTGCTGGCAGCACAATTTCTATTTCTGTCCGGGACAATGATAAATTCTGGAAAATAATGGTTGCTGATGAAGGCGATGGTATTGCGGATGATGTAAAGCCATTCATTTTTGACAGGTTCCAGCGTGCTGATAAGAAAGGTGTAAAAGGAACCGGTCTTGGACTTGCTATTGTAAAAAGAATCGTTGAGATCCACAAAGGTAGCGTAGGTGTTGAGGATAACCCGAAAGGAAAAGGTTCTGTTTTCTGGGTCACGCTGGAAAAAGCATAA
- a CDS encoding GltB/FmdC/FwdC-like GXGXG domain-containing protein: protein MAIEISLEGTADYICDYTFNFYWHNNSLNPDSLIPKQNGTTFTYRNIVNELKSGGEVRITGNVGSNFAYSLGADIKHLGGNGEIEKAGRIFVDGNVGPEAGMGMVSGTLYVKGDIEYPVGNIVELVSDVAEYRKFRSITDILCNGTGSDEIINNEFDETENTLILKDGVHRGTVAARCNCDSKVIIEGDAYNGTAMLARKATVIVNGNAGMNTGSHLKGGTVVVHGEVGEFAGAYMKNGKLIFLNAKGFIGAGMEGGAIYSKNKSKTSPPAAKSRMKGEDSSLIRELMDAGRVESMLYNKYEPDKEKEKYVEVHMRDGSIVMRKIDG from the coding sequence ATGGCAATCGAGATTTCCCTTGAAGGAACTGCAGATTATATCTGCGACTATACTTTCAATTTTTACTGGCACAATAACAGCCTGAATCCTGATTCCCTTATACCCAAACAGAACGGTACTACCTTCACATACAGGAATATTGTCAATGAACTAAAGTCAGGTGGAGAGGTACGAATAACCGGAAATGTAGGATCGAATTTCGCCTACAGCCTTGGTGCTGATATCAAACATCTTGGCGGAAACGGGGAAATTGAGAAAGCAGGCAGAATATTCGTTGATGGAAATGTCGGACCTGAAGCTGGAATGGGAATGGTTTCCGGCACACTGTATGTCAAAGGTGATATCGAATATCCAGTTGGAAATATTGTGGAACTTGTCAGCGATGTTGCTGAATACAGAAAATTCCGCTCAATTACAGATATACTATGTAACGGAACCGGCAGTGATGAAATCATTAACAACGAGTTCGATGAAACTGAAAATACATTGATTCTGAAAGATGGAGTTCACAGAGGAACCGTGGCTGCACGATGTAACTGTGATTCAAAGGTTATCATTGAAGGTGACGCCTACAACGGAACAGCAATGCTTGCCAGGAAAGCTACAGTTATAGTTAATGGAAATGCCGGTATGAACACAGGTTCACATCTTAAAGGTGGAACTGTTGTCGTTCACGGAGAGGTCGGAGAGTTTGCCGGAGCTTACATGAAAAATGGGAAGCTCATTTTCCTGAACGCTAAAGGGTTCATAGGTGCCGGAATGGAAGGCGGTGCTATCTACAGTAAGAACAAGTCGAAAACCAGCCCTCCTGCTGCAAAATCCAGAATGAAAGGAGAAGATAGCAGCCTTATAAGAGAACTTATGGATGCAGGAAGAGTTGAATCTATGCTCTATAACAAATATGAACCGGATAAGGAAAAAGAAAAGTACGTTGAAGTTCACATGCGTGACGGTTCAATTGTTATGCGTAAGATAGACGGATAA
- a CDS encoding ATP-binding protein codes for MAKRLIVKIDEEKCTGCGKCVSPCAEGAIQIINGKAKVVAEELCDGMGFCIGVCPEGAITIEEREAIPFDLRKAESQPKTTDVSIKCFSCGCGEQDNYLMPVRHNMESLWVCTKCLPRLIHG; via the coding sequence ATGGCAAAGAGACTGATAGTTAAGATAGATGAAGAGAAATGCACTGGTTGTGGAAAGTGTGTTTCACCATGTGCCGAAGGTGCTATACAAATAATAAACGGCAAAGCAAAAGTTGTTGCAGAAGAACTTTGTGACGGAATGGGATTCTGCATCGGGGTCTGCCCAGAAGGTGCAATCACAATTGAGGAAAGAGAAGCTATTCCTTTTGACCTGAGAAAAGCCGAATCCCAGCCAAAGACAACAGATGTTTCAATCAAGTGTTTCAGCTGCGGCTGCGGTGAACAGGATAACTACCTCATGCCAGTCAGGCATAACATGGAAAGTCTCTGGGTCTGCACAAAATGCCTGCCACGGCTTATTCACGGATGA
- a CDS encoding CGGC domain-containing protein, which produces MKNGAGIIEDIKPPTKIAVIRCDIVSEACPGVGCFMAFNKRSMHFKEYDENAEMVAFFTCGGCSGRRVYRLLKSLKKRGVDVIHLSSCMQMENYPKCPHIDEIKKTVEDAGIRLIEGTHH; this is translated from the coding sequence TTGAAAAACGGAGCTGGTATTATCGAAGATATTAAACCTCCAACAAAAATTGCAGTAATCAGATGCGACATCGTATCAGAAGCATGTCCTGGCGTGGGATGCTTCATGGCATTCAACAAAAGAAGCATGCACTTTAAAGAGTACGATGAGAACGCCGAAATGGTTGCATTTTTCACCTGCGGTGGATGTTCCGGCAGAAGAGTTTACCGCCTGCTCAAATCACTAAAGAAACGTGGTGTTGACGTAATACACCTGAGCTCATGCATGCAAATGGAAAATTATCCGAAATGCCCACATATTGATGAGATAAAAAAGACAGTTGAAGATGCTGGAATCAGGCTTATTGAAGGAACGCATCATTAG